In Streptomyces sp. NBC_01439, the following are encoded in one genomic region:
- a CDS encoding glycosyltransferase family 2 protein — translation MQNAAAPARDAADRPVPVLSVVIPIYNEQEALPLTVARLRPILDGMGISYEVVGIDDGSTDATPMIMQKIRQEWPELRIVRFARNSGHQAALTAGIHRAHGEYVVSIDADLQDPPEKIVEMYELAREKNLDIVYGVRGDRGTDTFFKRRTAGVYYWLMRKLVGKNMPNQAGDFRLLSRAAVDALKSLPEHQPVYRLLVPWLGFSSGEVVYVREERVAGSTHYPLSKMIRLALDSITNFSASPLRLATWLGLLSFVICFGLGIYTTVQYALGATVPGWASLFIGMVFLGGVQLVCVGLLGEYIGRIYSAVQARPAYFVGYDSAEDTAAAEHDQRVAEYAA, via the coding sequence ATGCAGAACGCAGCAGCCCCGGCACGCGACGCGGCCGACCGGCCGGTACCCGTGCTGTCCGTCGTCATCCCGATCTACAACGAGCAGGAGGCCCTGCCCCTGACCGTGGCGCGCCTGCGTCCGATCTTGGACGGCATGGGGATCAGCTACGAGGTCGTCGGCATCGACGACGGTAGCACCGACGCCACTCCGATGATCATGCAGAAGATCCGCCAGGAGTGGCCCGAGCTGCGCATCGTGCGCTTCGCCCGCAACTCCGGACACCAGGCCGCGCTGACCGCCGGCATCCACCGGGCCCACGGCGAGTACGTCGTGAGCATCGACGCCGATCTCCAGGACCCGCCGGAGAAGATCGTCGAGATGTACGAGCTGGCCCGCGAGAAGAACCTGGACATCGTCTACGGCGTCCGCGGCGACCGCGGCACCGACACCTTCTTCAAGCGGCGCACGGCCGGCGTCTACTACTGGCTGATGCGCAAGCTCGTCGGCAAGAACATGCCCAACCAGGCCGGCGACTTCCGCCTGCTCAGCCGGGCCGCCGTCGACGCGCTCAAGTCCCTGCCCGAGCACCAGCCGGTCTACCGGCTGCTCGTGCCGTGGCTCGGATTCAGCAGCGGCGAGGTCGTCTACGTCCGTGAGGAGCGGGTCGCGGGCAGCACCCACTACCCGCTGTCCAAGATGATCCGCCTGGCCCTGGACAGCATCACCAACTTCTCCGCCAGCCCGCTGCGGCTCGCCACCTGGCTCGGCCTGCTGAGCTTCGTGATCTGCTTCGGCCTGGGGATCTACACCACCGTCCAGTACGCGCTCGGCGCGACCGTCCCCGGCTGGGCCTCGCTGTTCATCGGCATGGTCTTCCTCGGCGGCGTCCAGCTCGTCTGCGTCGGCCTCCTCGGCGAGTACATAGGCCGGATCTACTCCGCCGTGCAGGCCCGGCCCGCCTACTTCGTCGGCTACGACTCCGCCGAGGACACCGCGGCCGCCGAGCACGACCAGCGCGTCGCCGAATACGCGGCCTGA
- a CDS encoding SpoIIE family protein phosphatase, producing the protein MTGRFGRQPTGWGSRLFARLSRWAHSVAGQVFALQAMIVLLLIAAAAAALVFQARYDSERDARHRALTAAESFAHSPGIAAALLSTDPTALLQPLAEAARRGSGVDFIAVMNTAGIRYTDSRPELIGKRATGDLSRALAGRAFTETFRGEPSDAVRAVVPIRNADGVVIGLVGTGIDVENVSQVVEGQLPLLLGAAAGALLLGTGGAALVSRRLRRQTRGLGAAEMSRINEHHEAVLHAVREGVVIIDADQRLVLANDEARRLLDLPPAPENRHVTELGLDPRTAELLASGQVVTDHVHLAGDRLLAVNVRPTAQYKGMSTGSVVTLRDSTELAALSGRAAVARGRLQLLYDAGVRIGTTLDVVRTAEELSEVAVPRFADFVTVELLEPVLHGDEPSLVTGIYTEMRRAAITGVRADSPLQPVGDIIRFVFPTAPMAAALDAGHAVLAADLNAAMGWRAQDSQGTRVALDYGLHSLICVPLQARGVVLGMANFWRAADTPDAFDEEDRSFAAELGARAAVSIDNARRFTREHAMAVTLQRSLLPRVLPAQNAVHVASRYLPAKAGVGGDWFDVIPLPGGRVALVVGDVVGHGVHAAATMGRLRTAVHNFSTLDLPPDELLGHLDELINRIDQNETGRGLAGGGAEESPEDSPDRAAEPAGVTGATCLYTVYDPVSGRCLMASAGHPGPALIRPGGAVEFPELPAGLPLGVGGMPFEASEFTLPEGSRLVLFTDGLVEDRDRDFDTGLRLLREALARPDRSPDQACSDVLATMLFPVPSDDIVLLVADTRRLEADRIAEWEVPGEASAVSRVRNAGAAQLAAWGLDELSFPAELILSELITNAIRHGSAPVRVRLLRDRALVCEVSDGSSTSPHLRYATTTDEGGRGLFLVAQYAARWGTRYTERGKVIWAELPLTGGPEPLVPDPLDLDALEDLAW; encoded by the coding sequence ATGACCGGACGTTTTGGTCGCCAGCCGACCGGGTGGGGCTCGCGCCTGTTCGCGCGGCTGTCCCGGTGGGCACACAGCGTCGCCGGTCAGGTCTTCGCCCTCCAGGCGATGATCGTCCTCCTGCTGATCGCCGCTGCGGCCGCGGCCCTGGTGTTCCAGGCCCGGTACGACAGCGAACGCGACGCCCGCCACCGCGCGCTCACGGCGGCCGAGTCCTTCGCGCACTCCCCCGGTATCGCGGCGGCACTGCTCTCGACGGATCCGACTGCCCTGCTCCAACCGCTGGCCGAGGCCGCCCGCCGGGGCTCGGGCGTCGACTTCATCGCCGTCATGAACACCGCCGGGATCCGCTACACCGACTCGCGCCCCGAGCTGATCGGCAAGCGGGCCACCGGTGACCTCAGCCGCGCCCTCGCCGGACGTGCCTTCACGGAGACCTTCCGGGGCGAGCCGAGCGATGCCGTCCGGGCCGTCGTCCCGATCCGCAATGCCGACGGCGTCGTCATCGGCCTGGTCGGCACCGGCATAGACGTCGAGAACGTCTCCCAGGTCGTCGAGGGCCAGCTCCCGCTCCTGCTCGGGGCGGCCGCGGGAGCCCTGCTGCTCGGCACCGGTGGCGCCGCCCTGGTCAGCCGCCGGCTGCGGCGCCAGACCCGCGGCCTGGGCGCCGCCGAGATGAGCCGGATCAACGAGCACCACGAAGCCGTCCTGCACGCCGTCCGCGAGGGCGTGGTCATCATCGACGCCGACCAGCGGCTCGTCCTGGCCAACGACGAGGCCCGCCGGCTGCTCGACCTGCCGCCCGCCCCCGAGAACCGGCACGTCACCGAGCTCGGCCTCGACCCGCGCACCGCCGAACTGCTCGCCTCCGGCCAGGTGGTGACGGACCACGTGCACCTGGCGGGCGACCGGCTGCTCGCCGTCAACGTACGGCCCACCGCGCAGTACAAGGGCATGTCCACCGGCAGCGTCGTGACCCTGCGCGACTCCACCGAGCTCGCCGCGCTCTCCGGCCGGGCCGCGGTCGCCCGTGGTCGGCTCCAGCTGCTCTACGACGCCGGCGTGCGGATCGGCACCACCCTGGACGTGGTGCGGACCGCCGAGGAGCTGTCGGAGGTCGCCGTCCCCCGGTTCGCGGACTTCGTCACGGTGGAACTGCTGGAGCCGGTGCTGCACGGTGACGAACCCTCCTTGGTCACCGGCATCTACACGGAGATGCGCCGGGCCGCCATCACCGGCGTGCGGGCCGACTCGCCCCTCCAGCCGGTCGGCGACATCATCCGGTTCGTCTTTCCGACGGCCCCGATGGCGGCGGCCCTGGACGCCGGGCACGCGGTGCTCGCGGCCGATCTGAACGCGGCCATGGGCTGGCGGGCCCAGGACTCCCAGGGCACCCGGGTGGCGCTCGACTACGGGCTGCACTCGCTGATCTGCGTACCGCTCCAGGCCCGGGGCGTGGTCCTGGGCATGGCCAACTTCTGGCGGGCCGCCGACACCCCGGACGCCTTCGACGAGGAGGACCGGTCCTTCGCGGCGGAGCTGGGTGCGCGCGCCGCCGTCTCCATCGACAACGCCCGCCGCTTCACCCGCGAGCACGCGATGGCCGTGACGCTCCAGCGCAGCCTCCTGCCCCGGGTGCTGCCCGCCCAGAACGCCGTGCACGTCGCCTCCCGCTACCTGCCCGCGAAGGCGGGGGTCGGCGGGGACTGGTTCGACGTGATCCCGCTGCCGGGCGGCCGGGTGGCGCTGGTCGTCGGCGATGTCGTCGGCCACGGGGTGCACGCCGCGGCCACCATGGGCCGGCTGCGGACCGCGGTGCACAACTTCTCCACCCTGGACCTGCCCCCCGACGAGCTGCTCGGACACCTGGACGAGCTGATCAACCGGATCGACCAGAACGAAACCGGGCGGGGGCTCGCGGGCGGGGGCGCGGAGGAGAGCCCCGAGGACTCCCCGGACCGGGCCGCCGAGCCGGCCGGGGTCACCGGTGCCACCTGTCTCTACACGGTCTACGATCCGGTCTCCGGGCGGTGTCTGATGGCCAGCGCCGGCCATCCCGGGCCGGCGCTGATCCGCCCCGGTGGGGCGGTCGAGTTCCCCGAGCTGCCGGCCGGGCTGCCCCTGGGCGTCGGCGGCATGCCGTTCGAGGCCTCCGAGTTCACGCTCCCCGAGGGGAGCCGGCTGGTGCTGTTCACCGACGGTCTGGTGGAGGACCGCGACCGGGACTTCGACACCGGACTGCGGCTGCTGCGCGAGGCGCTGGCACGGCCCGACCGCAGCCCCGACCAGGCCTGCTCGGACGTGCTCGCCACGATGCTGTTCCCGGTACCGAGCGACGACATCGTCCTGCTGGTCGCCGACACCCGGCGGTTGGAGGCCGACCGGATCGCCGAGTGGGAGGTGCCGGGCGAGGCCTCGGCCGTCTCGCGCGTGCGCAACGCGGGTGCGGCGCAGCTCGCCGCCTGGGGGCTGGACGAGCTCTCCTTCCCCGCCGAGCTGATCCTCAGCGAGCTGATCACCAACGCCATCCGGCACGGCAGCGCGCCCGTACGGGTGCGGCTGCTGCGCGACCGCGCCCTCGTCTGCGAGGTCTCCGACGGCAGCAGCACCTCACCGCACCTGCGGTACGCCACGACCACGGACGAGGGTGGGCGCGGACTGTTCCTCGTCGCCCAGTACGCCGCCCGGTGGGGCACCCGTTACACCGAGCGCGGCAAGGTCATCTGGGCCGAGCTGCCGCTGACCGGGGGCCCGGAGCCCCTGGTGCCGGACCCGCTGGACCTGGACGCGCTGGAGGACCTGGCCTGGTGA
- a CDS encoding BCCT family transporter: MSAESLEQPRPDTPGGGSGGPSDGAPDHAVVTVGVIAVLAVVAWAALAGDSFDTASSTALSWVLGNFAWLFVIAADVFLVMCVVLAISRFGRIRLGADDSEPEFTNLAWIAMMFSAGMGIGLMFYGVGEPLTHYLAPPPASGAAPRTGAAALAAMEYSFFHWTLTPWAIYGIAGLALAYATFRKGRGNRFSSAFVPLIGEQRANGRPGKAVDLLAVFATVFGTATSLGLGALQVSKGLSLTTGIEDSVTVELVIIGSLSAAFVLSAFSGLHKGVKWLSTINIVLAATLMLFVFVLGPTVYILDVIPAGVGGYLSELVPMASRTGAFTDSKWLGAWTIFYWAWWLSWAPFVGTFIARISRGRTIREFLIGVLLVPSGATVIWFCVMGGTAIRLDSTGAVDFAAEIKDGTEASLFAMLDALPLSAVTSWVAMVLVMTYFVTSADSASLVMGSLTSRGSLNPCTWLVVTWGVLMAAVAAVLLVAGGLKSLQTATILVALPFVIVMMLLCWALVKELRTDPGAGPARHHPLHGMRDAVRAMVGDAITEQGAARHPRLRRVAGSRSGVREHEDGEDPGSPQA, translated from the coding sequence ATGAGCGCGGAATCACTGGAACAGCCACGTCCGGACACCCCGGGAGGCGGGTCCGGCGGCCCCTCGGACGGCGCGCCCGACCATGCCGTCGTCACCGTGGGTGTGATCGCCGTGCTGGCCGTCGTCGCCTGGGCGGCCCTGGCCGGGGACTCCTTCGACACGGCGTCGAGCACCGCGCTCTCCTGGGTGCTGGGCAACTTCGCCTGGCTGTTCGTGATCGCCGCCGACGTCTTCCTCGTCATGTGCGTCGTCCTCGCGATCAGCCGGTTCGGCCGGATCCGCCTCGGCGCCGACGACTCCGAGCCCGAGTTCACCAACCTCGCGTGGATCGCGATGATGTTCAGTGCCGGGATGGGCATCGGCCTGATGTTCTACGGGGTGGGGGAGCCGCTCACCCACTACCTGGCCCCACCCCCGGCCTCCGGGGCGGCCCCCCGCACCGGCGCCGCCGCCCTCGCGGCCATGGAGTACTCCTTCTTCCACTGGACCCTCACCCCCTGGGCGATCTACGGCATCGCCGGCCTCGCCCTGGCCTACGCGACCTTCCGCAAGGGCCGCGGCAACCGCTTCAGCTCCGCCTTCGTCCCCCTGATCGGCGAGCAGCGGGCCAACGGCCGGCCCGGCAAGGCCGTCGACCTTCTGGCCGTCTTCGCCACCGTCTTCGGCACCGCCACCAGCCTCGGCCTCGGCGCGCTCCAGGTCTCCAAGGGGCTCAGCCTCACCACCGGCATCGAGGACTCCGTCACCGTCGAACTGGTCATCATCGGCTCGCTCTCGGCGGCCTTCGTCCTCTCCGCCTTCTCCGGCCTGCACAAGGGGGTGAAGTGGCTCAGCACCATCAACATCGTGCTCGCCGCCACCCTGATGCTCTTCGTCTTCGTGCTCGGCCCCACCGTCTACATCCTCGACGTGATCCCCGCCGGTGTCGGCGGGTACCTGAGCGAGCTGGTGCCCATGGCCAGCCGCACCGGCGCCTTCACCGACTCCAAGTGGCTCGGCGCGTGGACGATCTTCTACTGGGCCTGGTGGCTCTCCTGGGCCCCCTTCGTCGGCACCTTCATCGCCCGCATCTCGCGCGGCCGCACCATCCGCGAGTTCCTCATCGGCGTGCTGCTCGTCCCCAGCGGGGCCACCGTCATCTGGTTCTGCGTCATGGGCGGCACCGCCATCCGCCTCGACTCCACCGGCGCCGTCGACTTCGCCGCCGAGATCAAGGACGGTACGGAGGCCTCGCTCTTCGCGATGCTGGACGCCCTGCCGCTCTCCGCGGTCACCTCGTGGGTCGCCATGGTCCTGGTCATGACCTACTTCGTCACCAGCGCCGACTCGGCCTCGCTGGTGATGGGTTCGCTCACCAGCCGCGGCTCCCTCAACCCGTGCACCTGGCTCGTCGTCACCTGGGGCGTGCTGATGGCCGCCGTCGCCGCGGTGCTCCTCGTCGCGGGCGGCCTGAAGTCCCTGCAGACCGCCACCATCCTGGTCGCGCTGCCCTTCGTCATCGTCATGATGCTGCTCTGCTGGGCCCTGGTGAAGGAACTCCGCACCGACCCCGGCGCCGGACCCGCCCGCCACCACCCCCTGCACGGGATGCGGGACGCGGTCCGGGCCATGGTCGGCGACGCCATCACCGAACAGGGGGCGGCCCGCCACCCCCGGCTGCGGCGCGTGGCCGGGTCCCGGTCCGGGGTACGGGAACACGAGGACGGCGAAGACCCGGGGTCCCCGCAGGCGTGA
- a CDS encoding glycerate kinase: MTDGAVTEAARVLIAADKFKGSLTAVQVAERVTAGLRRAVPDLEIETLPVADGGDGTVAAAVAAGFERREVRVTGPLGDQVTAAFALRGGTAVVEMAEASGLQLLPAGTFAALTATTYGSGELLKAALDAGARSIVFGVGGSATTDGGAGMLAALGAVFLDANGEPVGPGGGALAKLASADLSGVDPRFAEVEFVLASDVDNPLTGPKGCAAVYGPQKGASPEDVATLDAALAHFAVVLEKSIGAKAAECAVLPGAGGAGGIGYGALLLGAAFRPGIELMLDVLGFAPALERATLVITGEGSLDEQTLHGKAPAGVAAAARAAGKPVVAVCGRLLLTQEALEGAGIRKAYPLTDLEPDPAKSIPNAGPLLEQVAANIAADVL; the protein is encoded by the coding sequence GTGACGGACGGAGCAGTAACTGAGGCCGCGCGCGTACTCATCGCCGCGGACAAATTCAAGGGCTCGCTCACGGCCGTTCAGGTCGCGGAGCGGGTGACGGCCGGTCTTCGCAGGGCCGTACCGGACCTGGAGATCGAGACCCTCCCCGTCGCGGACGGCGGCGACGGAACGGTCGCGGCAGCCGTGGCAGCGGGCTTCGAGCGCAGGGAGGTACGGGTCACCGGACCCCTCGGCGACCAGGTCACGGCCGCCTTCGCGCTGCGCGGGGGCACCGCGGTGGTCGAGATGGCGGAGGCCTCCGGGCTGCAGCTGCTGCCGGCGGGCACTTTCGCCGCGCTGACGGCGACCACGTACGGCTCGGGCGAGCTGCTCAAGGCCGCGCTGGACGCGGGCGCGCGCTCGATCGTCTTCGGCGTGGGCGGCAGTGCCACCACCGACGGCGGCGCCGGCATGCTGGCCGCGCTGGGCGCCGTGTTCCTGGATGCGAACGGCGAACCGGTCGGTCCGGGTGGCGGTGCGCTGGCCAAGCTGGCCTCCGCCGACCTGTCCGGCGTCGACCCGCGCTTCGCGGAGGTGGAGTTCGTCCTCGCGAGCGACGTGGACAACCCGCTGACCGGCCCGAAGGGCTGCGCCGCGGTGTACGGCCCGCAGAAGGGTGCGTCGCCCGAGGACGTGGCGACGCTCGACGCGGCGCTGGCGCACTTCGCGGTGGTGCTGGAGAAGTCGATCGGCGCGAAGGCCGCCGAGTGCGCGGTACTCCCGGGTGCCGGTGGTGCGGGCGGCATCGGCTACGGGGCCCTGCTGCTCGGCGCGGCGTTCCGTCCGGGCATCGAACTGATGCTGGACGTGCTGGGCTTCGCCCCCGCGCTGGAGCGGGCCACGCTGGTCATCACCGGTGAGGGCTCCCTGGACGAGCAGACCCTGCACGGCAAGGCCCCGGCGGGCGTCGCGGCCGCGGCGCGCGCGGCGGGCAAGCCCGTGGTGGCCGTCTGCGGCCGGCTACTGCTGACCCAGGAGGCGCTGGAAGGGGCCGGCATCCGCAAGGCGTACCCGCTCACGGACCTGGAGCCCGACCCGGCCAAGTCCATCCCGAACGCGGGTCCCCTGCTGGAGCAGGTCGCGGCCAACATCGCCGCCGACGTGCTCTGA
- a CDS encoding cysteine hydrolase family protein translates to MTTTAIEIAPNSALLVIDVQKGFDEESFWGPRNNPAAEDNIAALMDAWQAAGRPVVLVRHASVQPGSVLAADHPGHAFKDLVEKRSQGALVVTKTVNSAFYGTPDLADWLKARGIGQLVLVGIQTNMCVETTARMAGNLGYDVLVPLDATHTFDLAGPAGLALTADELATATAVNLEGGGFARVVTTADLLR, encoded by the coding sequence ATGACGACGACCGCGATCGAGATCGCCCCCAACAGTGCCCTGCTGGTCATCGACGTGCAGAAGGGCTTCGACGAGGAGTCCTTCTGGGGGCCCCGCAACAATCCTGCGGCCGAGGACAACATCGCGGCCCTGATGGACGCCTGGCAGGCGGCCGGCCGCCCGGTGGTCCTGGTCCGGCACGCCTCCGTGCAGCCGGGTTCGGTCCTCGCCGCCGACCACCCCGGCCACGCCTTCAAGGACCTGGTGGAGAAGCGGAGCCAGGGGGCCCTGGTGGTCACCAAGACGGTGAACTCGGCCTTCTACGGCACCCCGGACCTGGCCGACTGGCTGAAGGCCCGGGGCATCGGCCAGCTGGTGCTGGTCGGCATCCAGACCAACATGTGCGTCGAGACCACGGCCCGGATGGCGGGGAACCTGGGCTATGACGTGCTCGTCCCGCTCGACGCCACGCACACCTTCGACCTCGCCGGGCCGGCGGGCCTCGCCCTGACGGCGGACGAACTCGCCACCGCCACCGCGGTGAACCTCGAGGGCGGCGGTTTCGCCCGCGTGGTCACCACGGCCGACCTTCTGCGGTAG
- a CDS encoding GlxA family transcriptional regulator, with the protein MRRVAIVVQPGIRSFDLAVITEVWGPNRSRAGVPGFELRRCALEPGPIPLPGGLTLAPDRGLDWLATADLVVVPALAEPADPTPAPVLAALREAHGRGVPVAALCAGAFILAEAGLLEGRRAVTHWWLAPQLAARYPGIVVEDAPLYVEDGGLWTSAGVASGIDLCLHLVREAHGAEAAAAIARSMVTGPFRTGDHAQYLDRPVPAADRTAEALAAVRARALRSLHEPLSVATMAGWAGMSPRSFARHFTAATGTTPHRWLLGHRLDAARKLLERTDHPVPEVARRAGFASEVTFRQHFTACVGLGPRAYRAASCAPAAAPNPPDSVRKGS; encoded by the coding sequence ATGCGCCGTGTCGCGATCGTCGTCCAGCCCGGTATCCGCAGCTTCGACCTCGCCGTCATCACCGAGGTCTGGGGCCCCAACCGCAGCCGCGCCGGGGTGCCGGGCTTCGAGCTGCGCCGGTGCGCCCTGGAGCCCGGTCCGATCCCGCTGCCCGGCGGCCTGACCCTGGCCCCCGACCGGGGACTGGACTGGCTGGCGACCGCGGACCTGGTCGTCGTACCGGCGCTGGCCGAGCCGGCCGATCCGACGCCCGCGCCGGTCCTCGCCGCCCTGCGCGAAGCGCACGGCCGGGGCGTGCCGGTCGCCGCCTTGTGTGCCGGGGCGTTCATCCTGGCGGAGGCCGGTCTACTGGAGGGCCGCCGGGCGGTCACCCACTGGTGGCTGGCCCCGCAGCTCGCCGCCCGCTATCCGGGGATCGTGGTCGAGGACGCCCCGCTCTACGTCGAGGACGGCGGGCTGTGGACCTCCGCCGGGGTGGCCTCCGGGATCGACCTGTGCCTGCACCTCGTCCGGGAGGCGCACGGCGCCGAGGCCGCCGCCGCCATCGCCCGCTCCATGGTGACCGGCCCCTTCCGCACCGGGGACCACGCCCAGTACCTGGACCGGCCCGTCCCGGCCGCGGACCGGACGGCCGAGGCGCTGGCCGCCGTACGGGCGCGCGCCCTGCGTTCGCTGCACGAGCCCCTGTCCGTGGCGACCATGGCCGGCTGGGCCGGGATGTCCCCGCGGTCCTTCGCCCGGCACTTCACCGCCGCCACCGGCACCACCCCGCACCGGTGGCTGCTGGGCCACCGGCTGGACGCGGCCCGCAAGCTGCTGGAACGCACCGACCATCCGGTGCCGGAAGTGGCCCGGCGGGCCGGTTTCGCCAGTGAGGTCACCTTCCGCCAGCACTTCACCGCGTGCGTCGGCCTCGGCCCGCGCGCGTACCGGGCGGCCTCCTGTGCACCAGCAGCCGCACCAAACCCTCCGGACAGTGTTAGAAAGGGCTCATGA